A genomic window from Terrisporobacter glycolicus ATCC 14880 = DSM 1288 includes:
- a CDS encoding pyruvate carboxylase translates to MLKKFKKVLVANRGEIAIRIFRACHELGIKSVGIYSKEDKYSLFRTKADESYLIGKDKGPIEAYLDIDGIIELAKAKNVDAIHPGYGFLAENPEFVRKCEENGIAFIGPSAEIMERMGDKINSKKVAHSVGVGTIPGVEKVIKSVEQAKEVANFVGYPVMIKASNGGGGRGMRVVYDEKNLALEYETACSESRKAFGADLIFIEKYIEDPKHIEVQILGDKHGNLVHLYERDCSVQRRHQKIIEYAPAFSIDKRIRDEICADAVKIAKEVGYVSAGTLEFLVDSKDNHYFIEMNPRIQVEHTVTEEVTGIDIVQSQILVAEGYSLDSKEIDIKSQDDVTITGYAIQCRITTEDPKNNFMPDTGKIQVYRTGSGAGIRLDGGNGCAGFSISPYYDSLLVKTISWDRTFERAINKTIRSINELRVRGVKTNIGFLVNVLQDPMFRAGRCSTKFIDEHPRLFKIKESKDRGTKLLQFIGDVIVNENKCIPKPKFETLHQPRIITERVPKVEGSRVQFEKLGKKAYIEKIKNEKKLLLTDTTMRDAHQSLIATRFRTYDLLQVAKETNEYQKDLFSLEMWGGATYDVAYRFLKESPWRRLQKLRAEIPDIMFQMLFRASNGVGYTNYPDNVIVDFIKESAYQGIDIIRIFDSLNWVENMKLSIEAGLETGKIVEGTMCYTGDILNPNKSKYNLEYYIKMAKELESLGVDIICIKDMAGLLKPYAAHTLIKSLKENVKTPIHLHTHDTSGNGVATCLMAAEAGVDIVDAALQTMSGLTSQPSLNAIVEALKHTERDTNIDLYGYEELSSYYGDLRQIYKKFESGMSTSFAEIYEYEMPGGQYSNLKAQADSFGLGDNFDTLKVNYKEANQIVGDIIKVTPSSKVVGDLAIFMTKNKLDRGNIIEEGKKLSFPDSVVDYCKGMIGQPEGGIPKNLQEVVLKGEEAITVRPGSLIPAANFDKDKDYLNEKFDMRSNIRNILSYELYPKVYEEYLKHLQGYNDISKLESDVFFYGLDIGEECDVEIEEGKMLTISLRNIGDVKENGYRTIVFDLNGMHREVEIKDNNYAGSIKQVETADMDNPLQIGASIPGKVIKVLVKEGDEVEEHQPLIVIEAMKMETNIVSKTNGKIKSIQVKENEMVCDKQLLMTLE, encoded by the coding sequence ATGCTTAAAAAATTTAAAAAAGTACTAGTAGCTAATAGAGGAGAAATTGCTATAAGAATATTTAGAGCATGCCATGAATTAGGAATTAAAAGTGTTGGGATATATAGTAAAGAGGATAAATATAGTTTATTTAGAACGAAAGCTGATGAATCTTATTTAATAGGTAAAGATAAAGGACCGATAGAGGCTTATTTAGATATAGATGGAATTATTGAGCTTGCCAAAGCCAAAAATGTAGATGCTATACATCCGGGGTATGGTTTCTTAGCAGAAAATCCAGAGTTTGTAAGAAAATGTGAAGAGAACGGAATTGCATTTATAGGTCCATCTGCCGAGATAATGGAAAGAATGGGTGACAAAATAAATTCTAAAAAAGTTGCTCATAGTGTTGGAGTAGGAACTATACCTGGAGTAGAAAAAGTAATTAAAAGTGTTGAACAAGCAAAGGAAGTTGCAAACTTTGTAGGATATCCAGTAATGATAAAAGCCTCTAATGGCGGAGGCGGTAGAGGTATGAGGGTAGTTTATGATGAAAAAAATTTAGCACTTGAATATGAAACAGCATGTAGTGAATCAAGAAAGGCATTCGGAGCAGATTTGATTTTTATAGAAAAATATATAGAAGATCCTAAACATATAGAGGTTCAAATATTAGGAGATAAGCATGGAAACTTAGTTCATTTGTATGAAAGAGATTGTTCAGTACAAAGAAGACATCAGAAAATAATTGAATATGCGCCAGCATTTTCTATAGATAAAAGAATAAGAGATGAAATTTGTGCAGATGCAGTTAAAATAGCTAAAGAAGTAGGATATGTAAGTGCAGGAACATTAGAGTTTTTAGTTGATAGCAAAGATAATCATTATTTCATAGAAATGAACCCTAGAATTCAAGTTGAACATACAGTAACAGAAGAGGTTACAGGAATAGATATTGTTCAAAGTCAAATTCTTGTAGCAGAAGGATATAGTTTAGATAGTAAAGAGATTGATATAAAATCACAAGATGATGTAACAATAACAGGATATGCTATACAATGTAGAATTACAACTGAAGATCCTAAGAATAACTTCATGCCTGATACTGGAAAAATACAAGTATATAGAACTGGGTCTGGTGCAGGAATTAGACTAGATGGAGGAAATGGGTGTGCAGGATTTAGCATAAGTCCATATTATGATAGTTTATTAGTTAAAACTATATCTTGGGATAGAACATTTGAAAGAGCAATTAATAAGACGATTAGATCTATAAATGAACTTAGGGTTAGAGGAGTAAAAACTAATATTGGATTTTTAGTGAATGTTTTACAAGATCCTATGTTTAGAGCTGGTAGATGTAGTACTAAATTTATAGATGAACATCCTAGATTATTTAAAATAAAAGAAAGTAAAGATAGAGGAACTAAATTACTTCAATTTATAGGTGATGTTATAGTAAATGAAAACAAATGTATACCTAAACCTAAGTTTGAAACATTGCATCAACCAAGAATAATAACTGAAAGAGTGCCTAAAGTAGAAGGTAGTAGAGTTCAGTTTGAAAAACTAGGGAAGAAAGCATATATTGAAAAAATAAAAAATGAAAAGAAATTATTATTAACAGATACTACCATGAGAGATGCACATCAATCTCTTATTGCAACAAGATTTAGAACTTATGATTTATTACAGGTTGCTAAAGAAACAAATGAGTATCAAAAAGATTTATTTTCACTAGAGATGTGGGGAGGAGCTACATATGATGTGGCTTATAGATTCTTAAAAGAATCTCCATGGAGAAGGCTACAAAAATTAAGAGCGGAAATACCAGACATAATGTTCCAAATGTTATTTAGAGCATCTAATGGCGTGGGATATACAAATTATCCTGACAATGTGATAGTAGATTTTATAAAAGAATCTGCTTATCAAGGGATAGATATTATAAGAATATTTGATTCATTAAACTGGGTTGAAAATATGAAATTGTCTATAGAAGCAGGACTTGAAACTGGAAAAATAGTAGAAGGTACAATGTGTTACACAGGAGACATATTAAACCCTAATAAGTCAAAGTATAACTTAGAATACTATATAAAAATGGCTAAAGAGTTAGAATCTTTAGGAGTAGATATAATTTGTATAAAAGATATGGCAGGCCTTTTAAAACCATATGCCGCACATACTTTGATTAAGTCATTAAAGGAAAATGTTAAAACACCAATTCACCTACACACTCATGATACAAGTGGAAATGGTGTGGCAACATGCTTAATGGCAGCAGAAGCAGGTGTAGACATAGTAGATGCTGCATTACAAACTATGTCAGGTTTAACAAGCCAACCATCTTTAAATGCCATAGTAGAAGCTTTAAAACATACAGAGAGAGATACTAATATTGACTTATATGGATATGAAGAGCTATCAAGTTACTACGGAGATTTAAGACAAATTTATAAAAAATTCGAAAGTGGCATGAGTACTTCTTTTGCTGAAATATATGAATATGAAATGCCAGGAGGACAATATTCAAATCTAAAAGCCCAAGCTGATAGCTTTGGATTAGGAGATAACTTTGATACTCTTAAGGTAAACTACAAAGAGGCTAACCAAATAGTTGGAGATATAATTAAAGTTACACCATCTTCAAAAGTTGTAGGGGATTTAGCCATATTTATGACAAAGAATAAATTGGATAGAGGAAATATTATTGAAGAAGGGAAAAAATTATCATTCCCAGATTCCGTAGTAGACTACTGTAAAGGTATGATAGGTCAACCAGAAGGTGGAATACCAAAAAACTTACAAGAGGTAGTATTAAAAGGTGAAGAAGCCATTACTGTAAGACCTGGATCATTAATACCTGCAGCTAATTTTGATAAAGATAAAGATTATTTAAATGAAAAATTTGATATGAGATCGAATATAAGAAACATACTAAGCTATGAGTTATATCCAAAAGTATATGAAGAATATTTAAAACATTTACAAGGATATAATGATATTTCTAAACTAGAAAGCGATGTGTTCTTCTATGGTCTTGATATAGGTGAAGAATGTGATGTGGAAATAGAAGAAGGAAAAATGTTAACTATTAGTTTAAGAAATATAGGAGATGTAAAAGAAAACGGATATAGAACAATAGTATTTGATTTAAATGGAATGCATAGAGAAGTAGAAATAAAAGATAATAACTATGCAGGAAGTATTAAACAAGTAGAAACTGCTGATATGGATAATCCTTTACAAATAGGGGCTAGTATTCCTGGAAAGGTAATAAAAGTTCTTGTTAAAGAAGGAGATGAAGTAGAAGAGCATCAACCATTAATTGTTATAGAAGCTATGAAAATGGAAACTAATATAGTATCAAAAACAAATGGAAAAATAAAATCTATACAAGTAAAAGAAAATGAAATGGTTTGTGATAAACAACTATTAATGACATTAGAATAG
- a CDS encoding elongation factor G, translated as MKVYDSNDLRNVAILGHSGCGKSNLIDALAYTTNISKKMPKLSDKVNMTYSIGLAPIEYNGIKYNLLDTPGYFDFSGEVISSLRASDAAIIVIDATSPIQVGTEKSLELTENMPKIMFINKIDNEKARYKDAIEMLREKYDNKIVPMISPIYKDKQFVKLHNVLENLDDDLDGEFKEQVSSVKEALMEHIAETDDEVLDKYFNGEELTPEEIQKGIIIGIQSGDIIPVICGSTINNIGSQEILQTIGSYIQPKAIEKENPLRALVFKTMVDPFMGKLSYIKIVEGKMKKDTEVININKDVKEKIANIYTMKNGELEEIDCANAGDIVIVTKINSLQTGNTIAQNANASLLEEAILPKPQIYYSVVPKNKGEEDKIGASLNKISEEDPTIHWYRNPETKQTLVGGQGELHINTVKNKLKEKFGVDVDLEDIKVAYRETIKGDSDVQGKHKKQSGGHGQYGDVKIKFTRSNDDFEFAEEIFGGSVPKSYIPAVEKGLKDSMQKGILAGYPVTNIKATLYDGSYHDVDSSEMAFKMAASIAFKKGMEEAQPILLEPVMKLTITVPEEYMGDVMGDINKRRGKILGMEPDEKGRQVIYAEAPQSETFKYAIDLRSMTQGRGFFEMELEKYSEVPQQLASKIIGVANN; from the coding sequence ATGAAAGTCTATGATAGTAACGATTTAAGAAATGTTGCAATACTAGGACATAGTGGATGTGGGAAATCTAATTTAATTGATGCTCTAGCATACACTACAAATATTTCAAAAAAGATGCCTAAGTTATCTGACAAAGTAAATATGACTTACAGTATAGGACTAGCTCCCATAGAATACAACGGTATCAAGTATAATTTATTAGACACACCAGGATATTTTGATTTTAGCGGTGAAGTAATTTCTTCTTTAAGAGCAAGTGATGCAGCTATTATAGTTATAGATGCAACTTCTCCTATACAGGTTGGAACTGAAAAATCACTAGAATTAACTGAAAACATGCCTAAGATTATGTTCATAAACAAAATAGACAATGAAAAGGCAAGATATAAAGATGCAATAGAAATGCTAAGAGAAAAATATGACAATAAGATAGTACCAATGATAAGCCCTATATATAAAGATAAACAATTTGTTAAATTACATAATGTATTAGAAAACTTGGATGACGATTTAGATGGAGAATTCAAAGAGCAAGTTTCAAGTGTTAAAGAAGCTTTAATGGAACATATTGCTGAAACTGACGATGAAGTTTTAGATAAGTATTTTAATGGAGAAGAATTAACTCCAGAGGAAATACAAAAAGGAATAATAATAGGAATACAAAGTGGTGATATAATACCTGTAATATGTGGCTCTACAATAAATAATATAGGGTCACAAGAGATACTACAAACTATAGGTTCATATATACAACCAAAAGCTATTGAAAAAGAAAATCCTTTAAGAGCTTTAGTATTTAAAACAATGGTGGACCCATTTATGGGAAAATTATCTTACATAAAGATAGTTGAAGGAAAAATGAAAAAAGATACTGAAGTAATTAATATAAATAAAGATGTAAAAGAAAAAATTGCTAATATATATACAATGAAGAATGGAGAGTTAGAAGAAATAGATTGTGCTAATGCAGGTGATATAGTTATAGTTACAAAAATAAATTCTCTACAAACGGGAAATACTATAGCACAAAATGCAAATGCTTCACTATTAGAAGAGGCTATTTTACCAAAACCACAGATATATTACTCTGTAGTACCGAAAAATAAAGGTGAAGAAGACAAAATAGGAGCTTCATTAAACAAAATATCAGAAGAAGACCCTACTATACATTGGTATAGAAACCCAGAAACCAAGCAAACGTTAGTTGGTGGTCAAGGAGAGCTTCATATAAATACAGTTAAAAATAAATTAAAAGAAAAATTTGGTGTTGATGTTGATTTAGAAGATATTAAAGTTGCTTATAGAGAAACTATAAAAGGTGATTCTGATGTTCAAGGAAAACATAAAAAACAATCTGGTGGTCATGGTCAATATGGAGATGTAAAAATTAAATTTACAAGATCTAATGATGACTTTGAATTTGCTGAAGAGATATTTGGAGGGTCTGTTCCAAAATCTTATATACCTGCAGTAGAAAAAGGATTAAAAGATTCTATGCAAAAAGGAATACTTGCAGGATATCCTGTTACAAATATAAAGGCAACATTATATGATGGATCATATCATGACGTTGACTCATCAGAAATGGCATTTAAAATGGCAGCATCAATAGCATTTAAAAAAGGAATGGAAGAAGCTCAACCAATTCTATTAGAACCTGTGATGAAATTAACTATAACTGTTCCAGAAGAGTATATGGGAGATGTAATGGGTGATATTAATAAGAGAAGAGGAAAAATACTAGGAATGGAACCCGATGAGAAGGGTAGACAAGTAATTTATGCAGAAGCACCTCAAAGTGAAACATTTAAATATGCAATTGATTTAAGATCTATGACTCAAGGTAGAGGATTCTTTGAAATGGAATTAGAAAAATATAGTGAAGTACCTCAGCAACTAGCATCAAAAATAATTGGTGTAGCTAATAATTAA
- a CDS encoding CtsR family transcriptional regulator: MASISDIIEKFIKDLMEDSNTVQIQRNELANLFDCAPSQINYVLTTRFSREKGYDIQSKKGGGGYVKIDKIVKSNQEQILHILHKKIDKEITYIQGKVLVKWLLDTNLINNRESKIILCAIDDKSLNSPIHGLNDIVRAKILKNIIEELFNIEE, encoded by the coding sequence ATGGCTTCAATTAGCGATATAATAGAAAAATTTATTAAAGATTTAATGGAAGACAGCAATACAGTTCAAATTCAAAGAAATGAACTTGCTAATTTGTTTGATTGTGCTCCATCTCAAATAAATTATGTTTTGACAACTCGGTTTTCAAGAGAAAAAGGATATGATATCCAAAGCAAAAAAGGTGGAGGAGGATATGTAAAAATAGATAAGATTGTAAAATCAAATCAAGAACAAATTTTACATATCTTACATAAAAAAATAGATAAAGAAATAACATATATACAAGGAAAAGTACTTGTTAAGTGGTTATTAGATACAAATTTAATTAATAATAGAGAATCAAAAATAATATTATGTGCTATAGATGATAAATCTCTAAATTCACCTATACATGGATTAAATGACATAGTAAGGGCAAAAATCTTAAAAAATATTATAGAAGAATTATTTAATATAGAGGAGTGA
- a CDS encoding UvrB/UvrC motif-containing protein: protein MLCQKCHKKTASVFISSIINGQETRMYLCNDCAKDYPLFKFNSQDPFSIKDVMEKFDISEGDSIDTKNKNLLAIDKDCEEKEIICPNCYSTYDEYRQTGKVGCSKCYEVFEKQLKPILRNIYGYEGYIGKSPKKDNSHIYTSKEMRVLKEDLNRAVEQEEYEKAADIRDKIKELEECNE, encoded by the coding sequence ATGTTATGTCAAAAATGTCATAAGAAAACAGCGTCAGTTTTTATTAGCTCCATAATAAATGGTCAAGAAACACGAATGTATTTATGTAATGATTGTGCTAAGGACTATCCATTATTTAAATTTAATTCACAAGATCCATTTTCCATAAAGGATGTTATGGAAAAATTTGATATAAGTGAAGGTGATTCAATAGATACCAAAAATAAAAATTTATTAGCGATAGATAAGGACTGTGAAGAAAAAGAGATTATATGTCCAAATTGCTACAGTACATATGATGAATACAGACAAACAGGAAAAGTAGGATGTAGTAAATGTTACGAAGTGTTTGAAAAACAGTTAAAGCCTATACTTAGAAATATATATGGATATGAAGGGTACATAGGAAAATCGCCTAAAAAAGATAACAGTCACATATACACAAGTAAAGAAATGAGAGTTCTAAAAGAAGATTTAAATAGGGCTGTGGAGCAAGAAGAATATGAAAAAGCAGCTGATATTAGAGATAAAATAAAAGAGCTGGAAGAATGTAATGAATAG
- a CDS encoding ATP-dependent Clp protease ATP-binding subunit, translating into MYFNRFTQRAKTAIDLGVESAKSFGHKIVGTEHLLLGLLKEKDGIAAKVLNKLGVTEDILEKKIIEIEGKNDATTTDVTLSPRSKQILELSGAFANKLKTNYIGTEHILLALAQEGEGLGMRILASLNIDSRDIAESIIDMMGIDNYSIEPKVVNKTSSTPESTSSKLLDKYGRNLTESAKQDKIDPVIGRSKEIERIIQILSRRTKNNPVLIGDPGVGKTAIAEGLAIDISQGKVPDTLKDKVLYTLDMGSLLAGAKYRGEFEERIKQVIDEVVKKGNIVLFIDEMHTIIGAGATGEGSIDASNILKPCLARGEIQVIGATTIDEYRKHVEKDSGLERRFQSVLIEEPTKEDTIEILKGLRDKYEAHHKVKITDESIKAAVELSVRYITDRFLPDKAIDLIDEAASKVRLKENTPPKDIKDLEEKINSIKKEKEESVRGQNFEKAAKLRDEQRKAQEQLEKIRDRWNKSSKYANMVDGEVIAEVVGLWTGIPVNRMMEEETERLLKLEDILHERVIGQDQAIKSISTAIRRARAGLKDPNRPIGSFLFLGPTGVGKTELSKALAEAEFGDENQIVRIDMSEYMEKHSVSRLIGSPPGYVGYDEGGQLTEKVRRHPYSVVLFDEIEKAHPDVFNILLQILDDGRLTDSKGRTVDFKNTILIMTSNVGAKTIKKQKTLGFGSPNEEDKEKDEYEKMKENIMVELKKQFRPEFLNRIDDIIVFHSLNKEDISKIVKLMCKTLVERLEEMTIRLEMDEEAINLIAKSGFDLEYGARPLKRSIQKELENELSELILQGTIKSGDTVEATVKEGKMAFEVK; encoded by the coding sequence ATGTACTTCAATAGATTTACTCAAAGAGCTAAAACTGCAATTGACTTAGGTGTGGAGTCAGCAAAAAGCTTTGGACATAAGATTGTAGGAACAGAGCATTTACTTCTAGGTCTTCTAAAAGAAAAAGATGGAATAGCAGCTAAAGTTTTGAATAAATTAGGAGTTACTGAAGATATTCTAGAAAAAAAGATTATAGAAATAGAGGGTAAAAATGATGCAACTACAACAGATGTAACATTAAGTCCTAGGTCAAAGCAGATACTAGAGCTATCAGGAGCTTTTGCTAATAAACTTAAGACAAATTACATAGGTACGGAACATATATTATTAGCGCTGGCTCAAGAAGGAGAAGGACTTGGGATGAGAATTTTAGCATCATTAAATATAGACTCAAGAGATATTGCTGAAAGTATTATAGATATGATGGGTATAGATAATTATTCGATTGAACCCAAAGTAGTAAATAAAACATCATCTACGCCAGAAAGTACTTCATCAAAATTACTTGATAAGTATGGTAGAAATCTTACTGAGAGTGCTAAACAAGATAAAATAGACCCTGTAATAGGAAGGTCAAAAGAAATAGAAAGAATAATCCAAATTTTAAGTAGAAGAACAAAAAACAACCCGGTACTAATTGGAGACCCTGGTGTGGGAAAAACAGCAATAGCAGAAGGTTTGGCAATTGACATATCACAAGGAAAGGTACCAGATACATTAAAGGATAAAGTTCTTTACACTCTAGATATGGGCTCACTGTTAGCAGGAGCAAAATATAGAGGTGAATTTGAGGAGAGAATAAAACAAGTTATAGATGAAGTTGTTAAAAAAGGAAATATAGTTTTATTCATAGACGAAATGCATACAATTATAGGTGCTGGAGCTACAGGAGAAGGTTCTATAGATGCTTCAAATATATTAAAACCTTGTTTAGCTAGAGGAGAAATACAGGTTATAGGAGCTACAACAATAGATGAGTATAGAAAACATGTAGAGAAAGATTCTGGATTAGAAAGAAGATTTCAATCAGTTTTAATAGAAGAGCCAACAAAGGAAGATACTATAGAAATATTAAAAGGCCTTAGAGATAAATATGAAGCTCATCATAAAGTGAAAATAACAGATGAATCTATTAAGGCAGCAGTAGAATTGTCCGTAAGATATATAACAGATAGATTTTTACCAGATAAAGCTATAGATTTAATAGATGAAGCAGCTTCAAAGGTAAGACTAAAAGAAAATACACCACCAAAAGATATAAAAGATTTAGAAGAAAAGATAAATAGTATTAAAAAAGAAAAAGAAGAATCAGTAAGAGGACAAAATTTTGAGAAAGCTGCAAAATTAAGGGATGAACAAAGAAAAGCTCAAGAGCAGTTAGAAAAAATTCGAGATAGATGGAACAAATCATCTAAATACGCCAATATGGTAGATGGAGAAGTAATTGCAGAAGTAGTTGGCTTATGGACAGGAATACCAGTCAATAGAATGATGGAAGAAGAAACAGAAAGGCTGCTTAAGCTTGAAGATATATTACACGAAAGGGTTATAGGTCAAGATCAGGCAATAAAATCTATTTCTACAGCTATTAGAAGGGCTAGAGCAGGTCTAAAAGATCCGAATAGACCTATAGGTTCATTTTTATTCCTTGGTCCAACAGGAGTAGGAAAAACAGAACTTAGCAAGGCTTTGGCAGAAGCTGAGTTTGGTGATGAAAATCAAATAGTACGTATAGATATGTCAGAGTATATGGAAAAACACTCAGTGTCTAGATTAATTGGTTCTCCTCCAGGTTATGTAGGTTATGATGAAGGTGGTCAATTAACAGAAAAGGTTAGAAGGCATCCATACTCAGTTGTATTATTTGATGAAATAGAAAAAGCTCATCCGGATGTATTTAATATTTTATTACAAATATTAGATGATGGTCGACTAACAGATTCTAAAGGCAGAACTGTAGATTTTAAAAATACAATATTAATAATGACATCAAATGTAGGAGCTAAAACTATTAAAAAACAAAAAACATTAGGATTTGGAAGTCCAAATGAGGAAGACAAAGAAAAAGATGAATATGAAAAAATGAAAGAAAATATTATGGTCGAGCTTAAAAAGCAATTTAGGCCAGAATTCTTAAATAGAATCGATGACATAATAGTGTTCCATTCTCTTAATAAAGAAGACATATCTAAAATCGTAAAATTAATGTGCAAGACATTAGTTGAAAGATTAGAAGAAATGACTATAAGACTAGAGATGGATGAAGAGGCTATAAATTTAATTGCAAAATCAGGTTTTGATTTGGAATATGGAGCAAGACCATTAAAGAGATCTATTCAGAAAGAGCTAGAAAATGAATTGTCAGAACTTATATTACAGGGAACAATAAAATCAGGTGATACTGTTGAAGCTACTGTAAAAGAAGGTAAGATGGCTTTTGAAGTAAAATAA
- the radA gene encoding DNA repair protein RadA — MAKIKTKYVCQSCGYETSKWLGKCPECTKWNTFVEEIEEKKSQREVFVISKGDSKPISINSIEIKHEERFSTEIEELDRVLGGGIVKGSLVLVGGDPGIGKSTLLMQVSRNVACAGKKVLYISGEESQSQIKMRAHRLGVNTDNLFIFSENNLSIIEAYLDSINPDLIIVDSIQTVYSPEISSAPGTVSQIKEGTSRFMKISKKMGISTFIVGHVTKEGSLAGPKLLEHMVDTVLYFEGERYNTYRLVRAVKNRFGSTNELGVFEMKDIGLIELTNPSEVLISEKPKDVSGSVIISTVEGTRPMLLELQALVSPTSFGIAKRTATGVDYNRVALLLAVLEKRVGLQIQNQDVYINVVGGIKINEPSMDLGIILSVASSFRNISIDGDIVVTGEVGLTGEVRAVSYIEKRIAECKKLGFKKIVIPKNNYATVKDTKGIEIIPVDNLRQAINLVLRG, encoded by the coding sequence ATGGCAAAAATTAAAACAAAGTATGTATGCCAATCATGCGGATATGAAACTAGTAAATGGCTAGGAAAATGTCCTGAATGTACAAAGTGGAACACATTTGTTGAAGAAATAGAAGAAAAAAAATCTCAAAGGGAAGTTTTTGTAATAAGCAAAGGAGATTCAAAACCTATAAGCATAAACTCCATAGAGATAAAACATGAAGAAAGATTTTCTACAGAGATAGAAGAGTTAGATAGAGTACTAGGTGGAGGAATTGTAAAAGGTTCTTTAGTTTTAGTAGGTGGAGACCCTGGTATAGGAAAATCCACATTATTGATGCAAGTATCTAGAAATGTTGCCTGTGCAGGAAAAAAAGTATTATATATATCTGGTGAAGAATCACAATCTCAAATAAAAATGAGGGCTCATAGATTAGGTGTTAATACTGATAACTTATTTATTTTTTCAGAAAATAATTTAAGCATAATAGAAGCCTATTTAGATAGTATAAACCCAGATTTGATAATTGTAGACTCAATACAAACTGTATACAGCCCAGAAATATCTTCAGCGCCAGGAACTGTAAGTCAAATAAAAGAAGGAACATCTAGATTTATGAAGATTTCTAAGAAGATGGGCATATCTACTTTTATTGTTGGACATGTGACTAAAGAAGGTTCATTAGCAGGACCTAAATTACTAGAGCACATGGTTGATACAGTTTTGTATTTTGAAGGAGAAAGATATAATACATATAGACTTGTTAGGGCTGTAAAAAATAGATTTGGTTCAACAAATGAATTAGGTGTATTTGAAATGAAAGATATAGGATTAATAGAACTAACAAATCCATCAGAAGTTCTAATTTCTGAAAAACCTAAAGATGTATCAGGATCAGTGATAATATCAACTGTAGAAGGAACAAGACCAATGCTTTTAGAATTACAAGCATTAGTATCTCCAACAAGTTTTGGAATCGCAAAAAGGACAGCAACAGGAGTTGACTACAACAGAGTAGCTTTATTATTAGCTGTATTAGAAAAAAGGGTAGGATTACAAATACAAAATCAAGACGTGTACATAAATGTTGTTGGAGGTATAAAAATCAATGAACCTTCAATGGATTTAGGCATAATATTATCTGTAGCTTCTAGTTTTAGAAATATATCTATTGATGGAGATATAGTTGTAACAGGCGAAGTAGGGTTAACAGGAGAAGTTAGAGCTGTTAGCTATATAGAAAAAAGAATAGCTGAATGCAAAAAATTAGGATTTAAAAAGATAGTTATACCCAAAAATAATTATGCTACAGTAAAAGATACAAAAGGAATAGAAATCATACCTGTAGATAATCTAAGACAAGCTATAAACCTAGTATTAAGGGGGTGA